CGCAGCTGGAGAGGAGCCGCACCGAGAAGTCCACCGTCGCACCACTGACCGCACAATCCCCACAGGCGCTGCGCTGGCTGAAGTCGGCGATCTCGGGCGTGAGGCTGATGTAGCTGTCTAGCTGTCCTGCTCACCTCTCCCCGCAGGCGGGGCGAGGTGAAGAGGGAGCGCATCACGCATCAGTAACAATACGACACACCGTCGAGCACTGCGCAGCGCCGTTTGTTTGGCGCGTTCGGATCGTCCATCGGTACCATGCCGTTGCCCTGGCCGACGAACACGCCTTGTCCGACATGCACGGATGATTTGTTGCCGATGATCACGCTCGGATGTGGCGATGCGCTTGAGCGCGTGCCGTCCGGCCAGATGATGGCGTCGCCCGCCAGTACCCCGCGCCGGCCGTCATCGCAGGTCACCTCGGCGCCCTGGCGCGTGCACATCTGCGCGGCCGCCGGGCCCGAAATCACCGAGACGACCGATACAAGGCCCAAAACTGCGATGGCTCGAAAGCAGGTCATGGTATCCCCTCTCATCTGTCGAAAGCGCAGCTTGGGAATCGTCGCGCCAGAGCCGCCCCCGGTTCACCCCGGGAGGTATCGTCCAAGCTTCGAAGGCCCATATATTTCTCATTGAAATACAAAGACTTAAGGAAATTTCGGCCGATCGGTCTGCAGTCCCTTGCAAAATCAGCCGCGCCCCTTCAAGAGAGGGCGCTCCGGAGAGATGGCCGAGTGGCTTAAGGCGCACGCTTGGAAAGCGTGTGTGCGGGAAACCGTACCGTGGGTTCGAATCCCACTCTCTCCGCCATCTGTCGGCGCAAGCGACTGAAACTCCGCATTTACCTATAAAATAAGGCTTTCCGAAAAGTCCGGTGGTACACAGGAGTGGTCACCGTGGGCTTCCGCGTGATTCAGCCTTGGGTCAATCCGCGATCCGAATTCTACTGGTTCAGGCGCCGCGTTCCGAAGGCCTACCGCCATTTCGACGAGCTGATTGCCGACATCGGCGCGAAGAACCAGAAGCGCGGCGGGCTCAACGGCCGCTTCCTGCCGCCGGACGCCGACGCCTATGCGAAATTCCCGGCGTCAGCGCCGGATTATCGCGTGGCGTGAGACGCGTCGGACTTCGGTAACACGGCCTCGAGGTCTGAATAGATCACGTCGGCCGTGCGCTGATAGTGCTGCTGGAGCAGTGCGACAGCGTCATCCGTCTTGCGATCGAGCACCGCCTGAAGGATCTGCGCATGCTCGGTCCCGATCTTGCGGACCGGATAGGCCTTGGCGATCGACATCATGCGATAGCGATAGAGCCGGTCGGCGAGCTGCTCGCAGAAGCCGAGCAGCGGGCGCGAGCCGCACAGCCCGATCAGCGTCGCGTGAAAGGCGCGGTGCGCCTTCTCCCAGTCGGGATTGTCCGTGAACTTGTCCGGATCGAGCGAACGCGGCGTGCGGTCGAGGCGGTGGTGCGTCACCAGCAGCGCCTCCTCCCAGTCCTGGGTGGCGTTCTGCATGGATTCGCGCAGGGCGAGACCTTCGACCCAGCAGCGCGTCTTCGTCAGCTCCTGGAGCTCGTCCTTGCTGACCGGCTTCACGTAGAAGCCGCGCTGCTCCATGCCAATGACGAACTCCTCCGTGGTGAGGCGATTGAGCGCCTCGCGCAGCGGGGTCTGCCCGACATTGTAATGCTCCATCAAGAAGCGCGACTGGAGCTTGCGGCCGGGCGCGAGCCGCGTGGTCAGGATGTCGGCCTTGAGGCGGGCATAGATGCTGGTCGCCAACGTCGCCGGCGCATCCGTCTTCGGGCTGGACAGGTCAGAACTCATAGCGTGCCGTTGATCATCTGCACTTTTTGTACATCACGCTGGATCAAAGGCATAATTTATAAATTTATGCTTTACTGGCCTGTTTGTATATATTACTTCTCTCCCAACAACAACCGGCTCGGTGGCGATCAGCGGCTGCTTCGGCGCGCGTCTCCGGGCCTTTCACGAGGAAGCCCGATGTCCGATTTTCCGGTGATCGCGTTGCGCAGCGTCGAGATCGCTACGCCGCATCTCGGCGCCTCGGCGGATTTCTATCGGAAAGTCTGGGGGCTCGATTTTGCCGCGGAAGCCGAAGGCACGATCTATCTGGCGGCAACCGGAGCGGACTTCCACGTCCTCGAATTGACGCAAGGCGACCGCGCCGCGCTGCGCAAGATCAGTTTTCGCGCGCGTTCGCGCGAAGACCTCGACCGCCTGTTCGCGCGTGCGTGCGAGGCCAGTTGCGAGATCATCTCCCCGCCCGGCCCGTCGCATGCGCCCTCGGGCGGCGAGCACTTCGTGATCCGCGAGCCGCAAGGCTGCCGCATTGAGTTCGTCCACGGCGACCGCACCAAGACCGCGCGCGTCCTGGCTGATCGTCCCGAACGGCTCGCCCATGTCAACATCAACAGCGCCGATATCGAGAAGCTCTCGAAATTCTACCAGCAGGTGCTCGGCTTTCGCCTGACCGACCGCTCGAAGCTGATGGCTTTCCTGTGCTGCAACAGCGATCACCACGCCGTCGTGCTTGCGGAGGCCCCGCTCAACGGGCTCAACCACATCGCCTTCCTGATGCCTGACCTGGAATCGGTGATGCGCGGCTCGGGCCGCATGGTCGACCATGGCTTCCCGATCGGCTGGGGCGTCGGCCGCCATGGCCCCGGAGACAACGTGTTCGCCTATTTCGTCGATCCCTCGGGGATCGTCATCGAATACACCGCCGAAGTCCTTCAGGTCGACGACCTCTATCGCGCCAAGGGACCCTCGGAATGGGTCTGGCCACCCGGGCGCACCGACCAATGGGGCATCGCGCCGCCGAAGAGCGAAGCCTGCAAGACCGCGCAGCTCTCCGTCTTGTTCGACACGGAGCGCCGCACATGACGACGTCCTCTGCTCATGCGCATTACGACGTACTCGTCGTTGGCTTCGGACCGACCGGCGCCGTCGCGGCCGGCCTGCTTGGGCGCCTCTGCCATCGCGTGCTCGTCGTCGACCGTCTCACCGGCATCTACGACAAGCCGCGCGCCATCGCGCTCGATCACGAGATCTTTCGTCACTTCGACAACATGGGATTGGCCGAGCCGATCGCGCCCCATGTCGAGCCCTTCACCGCCTCGGAGCATTTTGGCGCCGACGGCCAGCTGATCCGGCGCGTCCATATGGTCGCTGAACCCTATCCGCTCGGCTACACGCCGAGCATGGTGTTCAGCCAGCCGCCCGTCGAGGCGGTGCTGCGCCGTCACGCCTTGAGCTTTCCCAACGTCCGCGCCGAACTGGGCGTCGAGCTGGTCGACCTCGTGCAGCGATCCGACCGTGTCGAGGCAACGCTGCGGGACGCCGACGGGCAGTTACGGAAGGTGACGGCGCGCTACGTCGTCGGCTGCGACGGCGCCTCGAGCACGGTGCGCCAGATCGGACGCATCGCGCTCGAAGACCTGATCTTCGACGAGCCCTGGCTGGTGGTCGACGTGCGCGTCAATCAGGAGGCTCTCGCCAAGCTGCCGCCAAACTCGGCGCAGTTCTGCAATCCGGCGCGGCCTGTCAGCTTCCTGATCGGCCCCGGCAATCATCGGCGCTGGGAAATCATGTTG
This genomic interval from Bradyrhizobium sp. CB82 contains the following:
- a CDS encoding GntR family transcriptional regulator, coding for MSSDLSSPKTDAPATLATSIYARLKADILTTRLAPGRKLQSRFLMEHYNVGQTPLREALNRLTTEEFVIGMEQRGFYVKPVSKDELQELTKTRCWVEGLALRESMQNATQDWEEALLVTHHRLDRTPRSLDPDKFTDNPDWEKAHRAFHATLIGLCGSRPLLGFCEQLADRLYRYRMMSIAKAYPVRKIGTEHAQILQAVLDRKTDDAVALLQQHYQRTADVIYSDLEAVLPKSDASHATR
- a CDS encoding VOC family protein, whose translation is MSDFPVIALRSVEIATPHLGASADFYRKVWGLDFAAEAEGTIYLAATGADFHVLELTQGDRAALRKISFRARSREDLDRLFARACEASCEIISPPGPSHAPSGGEHFVIREPQGCRIEFVHGDRTKTARVLADRPERLAHVNINSADIEKLSKFYQQVLGFRLTDRSKLMAFLCCNSDHHAVVLAEAPLNGLNHIAFLMPDLESVMRGSGRMVDHGFPIGWGVGRHGPGDNVFAYFVDPSGIVIEYTAEVLQVDDLYRAKGPSEWVWPPGRTDQWGIAPPKSEACKTAQLSVLFDTERRT